The Oreochromis niloticus isolate F11D_XX linkage group LG18, O_niloticus_UMD_NMBU, whole genome shotgun sequence DNA window aaagcacagagtcagcattttaaaatagcAGTGAGGCACCAAGAGACCTAAAGTTTTTATACTACGAATGCTTACACCTCCAGACTAAATTCACGCTATAAACTGTTGCTAAGATGAATGCAAGGTCAAAGCTGGGCTATGTTTTTCAGATGGTAAAATTATACTTTGTAagttttcacacacacaaatggaaaatgtttaaaaaaaaattaactttcTAGGCGTATGTATCTCCTCAGACAAGCAGAAATATGCCAACTATGCCATTCTCCCTCTCTTACCAATGACAAATGTGAAGACGATAGTAGCTGCCATGAAGCAGAGGTTCTTGGTTGTACATTCAAAGTTTTGAGCCACGTGTGGTTTGCGGTTTGACTTGTGACTAAGGTGGTCTTCGTCGCCATTCTCTCCAACCTCCTCATTCATGTCAGACGACTGTATCATCTCCACCTGGCTGGTGTCACCTTCCATATTATCGGGCAAGTTGAATCGTGTGTAGGAGTGCGGCtcactgttaaactgacaaaacaGAAACGGAAAAAGTCAGGGTAAGCAAAATATATTATTTCAGTAAAAACCAAAGAATATAGAAACTGGGTGGGAGTCATGGACAGCATGCCCACTCATCCAATTCTGTGTTCTTAATATATGTTACCACGAGTCATCGATTAAACAGTTTCAAAGGCATTTCCTACCACTGCTATGCTGACGATACACCATATAACTTTTCTGTTAATCCAAAAGCCTCAGCATTCTCTCCTGCCTCAGTGACTGTTTCACTGTCATTACTAATTGAAAGTCTTCAAATTTCTCCATCTCAGTGCCAAAAACTGAAGCTCTTGTGTTCGGCCTCGACAGTTTCTCTAAGCAGGTCAGTCATTACATCGGAGCAGCTTCAGTGCAGTGCACTAGCAGGCTAGTGATTAGCTACACGCGGTAAGTTAGATTCAGATTTTCCATTTGGATTTAGTTTGTATTATCCCCCAAGAGAAAAGTGTCTTGGTTTGTGAATTGGATTTTGGTAGAGTGTCCCTGTGCCAAAGGAAATGCTGCATAGTGAAATGCATATTTGAAGTAACCTTTCAGTTGAGAGttggaaatggaaaaataaataaataaagggagGGATTCAAGCTTAATACTAAGCTTGTTATTTTAAGACTTATCTTATAACACTCACTGAATACTTACAATTTGGGATATCGCTGATCTTGCTTGGTCCATGGCTGCTTCAGAGGATTCTGAGAAGATAAACCAAAAAGTTGGACTACTCCAGCCAAGTTTAAGTCTTTAAATGACAGGCATTTTATCCTTCAAAGAGACTTAAAGGCAGGTGGTGCATGAATTTAACTTTTTATTCAACTTAAATCCCTCACAGTGCGAGCAGTGTGTTGCTGCTTTTTACTTGCAGGAACATTGCATTATCCAAAGAATATATCCCATGTCTTGTCATTGGTCCGATTCTTCTTATCCTGAAGGCAGAGCTGGCAGGGGAACAAAAGGCAAGTGTCCTGCACAGGTCGACACAGTGACACCACCAGCTCTTTGGTCTGGCCCATCGTGGTGGCGAGGTAGGAATGGATAAACTGTTTCTGTGGGCTGGGTCGATTTATACTCATAAAGAGTTGCGATCAGGAGTGCTTGTAATTGATTGATTGTTTGATTGAAATCTGTGGGAGCCAGAATTCTGGATGTTTGTAGGGGATCAACTATTTCCTTCACTCAGtgacaaatgcaaataaatttataacttttatgcAATGTGTTTTTTGTGGATTTGTAGTTGTGTCtcttttcattaaaatgaaagtaccATAAAAATTACAGACTCTTATTCTCTTTGGAAGTGGAGTAACCTTACAAATTCATCAggaatcaaataattatttcccccactGTTAAGAAGTCAAAGGCCAGTTGTATAAGGAGCTTCAGCTATGGGACAGAATCTATACAAGCTAATCATAAGAATCTCTTTAGCCCATAAGAAACCTCTTTACACATTGAGGAAGGTTTCTGTTAAAGTTTTAACACTGACTGTCCCACTGTTTTCCTTAAAGTAAAAATGGGTCTGGGGTCTTATGGGTTGAGTAATGCTTTCCTGTACAGTTCTTATCATATCTACAGGTACGTGCATTATCAGAAGAAATATTATTTCTGTTAAACATGCACATAATGTCAAACGTATGCCACATAAACACTATACCCGCGACAAGATTACAGAAGAGAGTTTCTGATCACTCAGGATTGTTTTTCATTAACTCATATGTGATACTGCAGAGCCACTTAGAGGCTTTCCACTGCTGGCTGAGGACTGTCATAGAGGAAGCACATGCAGAATTCTGCTGTGGATTCAAAGTTATCAGACAACGCATGTGACTAAAGCGGACAGTGAGTCTAAACTGGAGGGCGTAAATTGCACCTTTTGTCGTAGCATGTTTTCCATTGAAAATACAGGGGAAGGGGGAGCTGAAAAAAACTGCAACATTCATACTGCAGTGACATGTGGGCCATTTAAGGGGAAGTTACGAAAGGAATAGCACCACaacaaataaaaagttaaactttTTCTGCTCAGCAAACAGTAGTTGAATCCTCGACCTCGGCTCCCAGGTCAAAACAATTCGCGCTACGACTGCAGAAACTGTGCAGCACACGGACGGGTGTTGATGTTGTTTCCACGCAGAGTCTCTGTAGTCACTCAGACCGTGTCTTACACAGAGAAATATAGATCTGAAAACTAATCTGATTAGTTAGATAATGTCCTTTCCACGACACAGACTACACTACACCAGAGTGTGTTTTACCAAATTAATGAGCAAATGAAACAAATGCGCAACACTTTCATGGCACATACGTTTACCCTTATCTCAATTCTCTCTGATGTGTCGCATGGCGAACTTACTGTGTCAGACTGTTGCCTCTCTGTCCCCGATGTCAGCATCATAAATCGGGGGACGCAGTTCTCTGAGCAGGAAGATCTTTAGCGCAGTTGGGAAAGAAATGGGCGTGAAAGGTCGAGATCACGAGTTTGGAGTCACCGCTCAGTGGTAACATACTTCCTCTCATTTTTTCTAACGacaatatttttgtttacattgtttatTCTAACCCATGAGTAGACAATGGGTGGACCGCGGTCCGGATCGGGACCCAGATGAAGTTCTGTGTGGAACCAGACCGTTTATATTTTACTCTGCGCAGCTTTCCACGTACTTACGGTAAGGCTATTTCTGATGTACGCAGTTTTTTCGTTTGTATTTACGGTACTCGACGTGCGTACACAGGAACGGGTCAATCGCGTACGTTGTAAGCCATCCCACGTGATGTGACTCATCCAATCAAGTAATTCAGTTGAATAGGCGCATTGCGTGTATGCGAAAATAGAAAGTTTTGTACTGAAAGTACACATTATGGGAAACACTATCCccataatattaaaaaaactgcgttctgtttttaacattttggaaATCACTGCTCCTGATAATTATACTTTTATATGAAAGGTGATTAAAAACTATTTATAGTGAACCCTGCCactgataaataaataactcaataaataaacacatggtTTCCGTTTCAGTGCCACATGGTTGAGGACCTTTTCCCCTGCTTTGACAGGTCTGCACAGATTAGCTCCAATGCCAGGAAATGTGTTTCATATTTGATTCAAATCACTTTATTAAATTCTTGCATATAATCAAGGCtttaccttttgtttttaaatgcagctgATTATTCCAAATCTTTATGCACTGGTGCTTCTGTACAAATCAATTTGAAATTTCTATATCTAGCACAGTATGAGATATTTTAGCTAGTGATAAAAAAACAGCCCAGGTTTAAAAACCAGGCCGCAGCAGCAGtagtagaaaaaaaacccagcagttTGCCTCATGGTAAACTATACAAAGTCATTGGCTTATTGTCATCATGCTGCGCTTTTCACAAATGAACATCGTGGAAACGATATGATGACTTTGTAGATATCCGCTGAAAATGTGGTGATTAATCACAACAGCACTGCCAGTTGTATTAAGAGGGCCAAACCATGAACAAGGGAGGGCACAGGACTTTTCTAGATTTCATTATCCAGAGACCAGATGTCCCCTGCTAGGGAGTTGGCACAGGTCTGAATGGTCCAGGTCGCCTGGGCAAACTGGTTGCGGAACAGCTCGGCATCGGCGTCGGGGTTGGCAGTCTTCAAAGAGTCGAGGTGGCTGGTCAGAGCTTTGAGGGTGTGGGGACCGGAGCCCAGCAGGATGTGACGGAAGGGGCTGTCTCTGGGAGAAACGTAGGGTGACAGGAAGTTCCTTTCCACCTATAGCAAGAAGACGGACATCATGAAGGCGCTGGATAAAAACCAACGTTATCAACAAATGTATTGGACAGCCCTGTCCTTTGAAAAGCAGGCAGCAGCAACCGAAGACTACCTACATCAACTATTACACTTTACTGTGATTAAAAAGTGATGTATCCCATTTAATATATATGATCCAAAGGTAGCTAAACCAACACTAAAGTTGTAATTTCAGCTAATCAGGAGCAGAGGTGGCAGCTTGTGAAATCAACTAAACTTGCTGGGCTgagttttttcccctttacCGTCATGATGCGGTCATTGATCACGCGGCACATCTCGATGTCCTCCAGGTCGCTGTTCTGGATGTCGGCTGCCAGCGCGCTAGAGGCACGGCTGTAGGAGCCAGAGGCCATGATCAACCACTGCACTGTCAGAGCTTTGGGCAACAGCTGGGGCTGCAACTGCAATGACACAAACATGCAGGGATGACTTTTCCTCCCTCAAACTCAAGTTGGTAAGCTGGACATTCAAGACCTGACCACAGTTGACTTCTACGATGAGGAGTAaccaggcaaaacagaaacggcattaaaaaaaataaactgatcaTTTTTAGGTCAAGTGATGAAAAACACGACAACAGTCAAGTTGCTCCTGATTTCTGCAGCCCTGCTCTCAACAAGGTAAATACTATCTTGATTTACAAGGACACTGGTGAACACTCACCCTCTGAACATTCTTGACCCTCGCATTAATCTGAACCACGTGGCTGCGTATGAGCTGGTTGTACTTCTTCAGGTCCATCTGCAGCAGGTGGTCATGGACCAGCCTCAGCGCTATGTGACCTGCAAACTGGCCCGCTCTCACAGCCAGCTGAGGAACCTGGCTGGCTGTGATAGAGTTCAGGTTTTGTTGGGTGTCCAGGGTTGTGCCAAAGTACGGGTAGTCCTGAGGAGGCACACGGGATGTTTTAAGAATTACTCTCAGATCTACAAAGTTGGCATGAGTTAAAAGAGTTCAGAAACTATTTAAGAACTTGTAGTACAGAAGAATTCACTTACTGAACTTCCAGAGTGGAATCTGAAAGCGACTGAGGGAATGCCGGAGAAGGCGAGGAAAGGATACGCAGCACTGTCCATCCTCAGAGGCTCCAGACTTCAAAATCAAACGCAAAACAGAAGCGTGAGAATGACAGCCTACTATCAAACAAGAAGGCTGTGATAATCGTCACTGGCTATACTTTGTTATCTTTAATTAGACAGACTCACATAGTAGACTCCCAGTTGTTCTTTCCAAACTGAGAAAGAAGAGACTTGTCCTTGTCATAGTTCACctaagaagaaaacaaatgctTTGATTAAactcttgttttattttacaaataaaactgaccaACAGAATTATTTCTACTGAAGAGATCAGCTGTGGAGTTACCTCTTTCAGAGCGTTTTGGACCAGGCTGTGCAGCAACGGGCTGGCTGCTACTTTAAACCCATTCTGACCTAAAATGACAAGACCACTAATATTTAGTTATCCTGAAAAATAAGTGATGCTTTTTGCATGTGTATGTACAAGTTAGACATTAAACAGCTTCATGGGTACAAGAAGTCTGCATCCATGGCAGTAAATACCTGTCACAATGCCGTCCAGGTTGATGTAGGTGAATGCTTTCATGCTCAGAGAGGACAAATAACCCTGGAACAAAGAAATATCCAACAAAGGAATGAGACAGAGCACAATCACTAATAATTATCCTCCTCAGAACCAGCCTATTCATTTACATCTGTAATGGGCATTAGTTTTTGGTCTACatcttttgacttatttgagcCATCCTAAAAAGTCCTGATGTACGaaatgataagataagataagatgacctttattagtcccacatgtgggaaatttgttttgtcacagcaggaagtggacagtgcaaaagttctgaagcaaaaattagaatataaATTTAGAATATAAAATTAGAAATGGAAGACATCCTGGGCTTTCCATTGATATCTCATTGCATTGATATCTCATGCATTTGGGTGGCCTCTTTTAGCACCAAAGATTGaggaaatcacaaaaaagtTTAATggtaagatttatttttattgagtgAAAGAAAAATGCAGCTAATCTAAACCTTTGCCATGCACTTCTTACCTCCAACCACTCGGTGGCGCCAACACTCCCATACTCTCCCGCGCTCCAGCTCGCAAACACGATGCTCCTCCTCGGTTTGAATCCATCTATCAAAGTGGAAACATTTAATCAAACTCATGAAGCCAGCACCTTCTTTAGCTGCTCAGCATCTGACATGATGTGTACATCCaggaacattttatttgggAATTAAAAACCCAACATCAGCTGCCAACAGGTGCTCACCGTTCTCCACCATGTCAGAGATGGACCGCGCCAGCTCAACGAGGACGCTGGTGCCCACGGTTGATGCCGCAAAGCCCGGGCCCCACGCATCCCTCTGGGCCCCAATGACCACGTATCGATCTGCAGACGGTCACAGGACATTCATCACTCACATCGTTTCCATATTTCCTGACCACAGGATCGCTCTCATTAATCATCTTTGCTGTACCTGCATCCACAAAGCCTTTGATGACCCCAAAGACATTATTTATCCTTTTCTCAGTAAGGACATTGTTGACTTCCACAGTAATAACATCGCTCTCATCTCCAAGTCTGTTGATGCTCTCCCAACCATCTGGCTGAGCTCTACCCCCGAGCTGCCTGTGGGATGCAGACAAACATCAACCCTTTATTGATGCCCTGTTTATTACAAGCTTCAACCATCTTTCTGATACCagttcagtgtgtgtgagtctTACCTCAGAATTTTGGTTCCCATGCCTGTTGTGATAGTCTGAGCCAAAATATTTGGCAGGCCTGAAGACTGCACAGGTGGAAACTGGGTGTAGTTGAAGGAGGGGAAGCCTGGGGTGTAGGGATCCCCAGAGCCCATGTGCACCTGTGGGAAACAGACAGATGGAAAGATGAGCTTTGAGTGGATCATGACATCTTTTCAAAGGTAGCTTTAATCAAACTAAACACATGAaccccattattattattgtggttATCATTTAGGTTACTGCACTGGTAGAGGAAGCGCAAGTACTTCCTCTTATGAACAGTGCTAGGTTTGCATGCACTTCACAACATGTGTATTGTCGACATGTCAAACATCTGTCCTCTCATTTCATATTTAAGCATCAGTCTTCCCCTTTCCTTCAGTGTACTCATCTAAAGTATTTTCCCAGGTGATTTACACCTGAGGGGTGAAAACGGTCTTCACTCACATGTCCAAAGAGCGGACTGCTCTCGCCGATCGAGTAATCAGCAGGGTCTGGGTAGATCAGCACAGCAGAGGCGTTCACTTTGGCTGCATTGGCTACCTATAAGCAGAGAAACAAGGGAATGGAAGCTAAGTTCACCAACAGTAAAATGTAGGTGTTAAAATTGTTGAAAATTCTCCTTTTTTTGGAATTCTCAGGAATATGGAAAATTCTAATAGAATTCTATTGAAGCTTAAGAACAGACGACATCTACAAATATTGACAAGGACCCCAGGGAATAAAGTCCTGTTCAAATGATGTTTCATCTTATTTTGAAACCACCCACCTTCTCAGCAAAGCTGATCCTTCCAGCTCTGACCAGCATCACTCTGCCATTCATGTCGATGTTCATGTCCTTTAACTGCTTCAGGTCCTTTTCCTCTCCATAACGGGCATACAGCACTGCACCCTGGAACCATCAGAAACAGAAATGTCACTGCAAGTGTCACTGTACATTTTTCCTACTTATAATTTAGCCTTCTGATTACCCTTGCTGTTCCACTGGCGCTGTAGGACAGGAAACCTGTTGGACGTTCCTCTGACCCGTTCTTGAAAACTATTCTGTTGTATCCAGATGCTGGGGGGTCCTGAACCTTGACAAAGTGCTCATCAGTCCAGGTCTTCATGCCGTACTCCTTAAACTTCTTGAGCACCTTGTTCCCCAGATCTTCATCACCAGGAGAACCAGCCCGGTGGTTGCTACTGCTCAGCTGACTGTGacagggaaaacaaaaacaggttaCTTATTGTTAAAATTACAATACACATAACAAAATGTGTGCAGTGCTGCAGTGTATGGAGCTTCTATTCACCCAAGGACAGCGTCCATACTGGATGTAGTCAGTTTTTGAGCAAGAAGCTTTTTCACATCATCCCAGTCCATGAGGGGAGCAGCACCGGTCTCATGGGGAATATCTTCATAACGGAAAGCAGAGGGTGCACAGGTGGGAGCCAAATCCTTATTTCGATGGACCAGGTAGCCAATCAAATAGCCTGAAAGTGGCAGTGATTCCAGATAAGGGATGGGAACAGACTCAACTGAATTAAGTGGCACAAGCCAAACCCTGACTGAAGTGTCTTACTCAGATGACAGCTCAAAGCTAAGCCATGTTTTTCCTGATAAAATGACACATGAtaagtgccccccccccccccccccccaacactaCACAAAACCACAGCTTCCTCTTTCAACTTGCTCTCTTACCGAAGATGAAGACGAGGATGATAACAGCTGCTGTGAAGCAGAGGACCTTGGGTGTACATCCACATTTTTGATGGACGTCTGGTTTGCGGCTTGACTTGCGATTGAGGTGATTTCCAACCCCAAACGGCTCATTTATGTCAGATGACTGTATAATCTCCACATGGCCCGTGTCACCTTCCATATTCTGGGTAAGTCGAATCATGTGTAGAAGTGTGGTtcactgttaaactgacaaaaaccaaaaaatcatGGTAATCAGAAAATATCACTTCTGTATTTTCCAAACGACATGAATGGTTTGTTGATGGGAGCCATGACATCAGGATCTGGGACacaatcttttcttttctgtcaggCATATTTGAAATAAAGGGTTTATAAACCATATCTAACAGCTCTACCAGTTTAGTCATTAGTATTAAGACCAGCTTGTGATTTCCCACGCtgtgaaaaatgtcattttccTTCTTCATAAACATGCCTCTAATAAATAACTCATCATTTAAATGTGCCAATTGCAGGTGCTGTTTTAAAATCAGATGACAAGCTGTcaaaaattatgaacacaggAAAGCTGCCTCCTTTCACTTTCACAATCATCTACTCTTTCTAGCCCTTCTTTCACCTTCTCAGTCCTTTTCTTGAGGTAACTTGTCTCTTAACCTGCATATATTTCCTGTGTGCTCAAAGCACATCATAGATAATGATGTATgagaaaaccagcaaaaaaataaataaatatttgcttAAATAgtgaaaataaagcagaaaaataattcaattcaattcaatttgataTAAAACATCACCATATCAACAATTTGTCAAACAGTCTCCTCAAGAGTTAATAAACTGAACTTACTATTTGAGATTCCCGAGAGCCTGAAAAGGTGGATGGTCACCGTCTTTGgggacaaacaaaaagaaagtggGGATCTACTTCCtggttttgttgtttattaaaagagGAGGTGGTGAGCAGGGAAGAACCTTTTTACTCCTTCTGTTCTCCAGAATTGCAACAAGTTCCATTTCAGTTTTTACCAAAATGAAACTTGCCTTTCAGGTTTTTCATCTCCTTAGTCAGCACAAAGTTTAACTGTAGATTAATAGTTATCAGACACTGCGTGTGACTAAAATTGGCCAGGAATCTAAACAAGATGGGCTAAAATACACATTCAGGGGAAATTACCCAGCAAACAACAGAACTACCagtaaagtgtttttgttcatttgtagACTTTGTCTCAGTGAACTTAATTGAAACCCTGACATTGTCTCCCTGCTCACAATGATTTGCGGTATGACTGCAAAAGCTGAACCATAGAGGGAAGGATGCTGGTGTCGTTTCCATGTAGAATAAGGATCTAGCGAGAGCGTAACAAAGTAAGAAATATAAATCAGATAACTGCTGTGCAGGGATTAAATTTGGATATAATGGCATTCAGaatttcaggtaaaaaaaaagtgatttcaAACTgctattatttttgaaataattTGATATTAATTGACTAACACTGTGAAGCTGTATACTTTTCActtaaagtaaaattaaaaaccaGATTGACTTAATATTGAACGAGTAAGATGGTGAGGGTGTGTGCTGTTGATCTAAAGTGAAATGAGTCCGTGGAAACACGAGGTTCCCTTATAATGGCGTTCtgaatgtgaagaaaaaaactgcacttattcatttcagcagacttttaatttgaaattcaaCAACAAAGTGATGTGATACTGACTGGGTAACACTGTAATGGTGTAAACTTGACCTAAAGTGAAATTAGTCTGTATGCTTGTAATGGCTGTACATGCATTTTAAAAGACGgaccattttcttctgcttatccaattcagggtcgcagggggctggagcctatcacaGCCGTCATCGGGTGAGAGGCAGGTTACACCCTGGAAAGGTCAAGGATTAGGACCACtccctttttttctcagtgaTTCTGAAAGCTGTCAAAAATgccaagaaatgtcagaattGTAAGATTAGTGTCAGAATTCTGACGTTTTGTTTTCAGAAttgtgaaaagaaaataagtttTTTTCTTCAGCCCTAACCGTCTTCAATGGTACTAGGTACATtctcaaatgcttttttttccctcaggaCATTTGAGGCCACCAAACTGATAAACTCCTAATCAGAGAATGGGCTGCAGTTTTTGGTAATTTTATCCAGCTCTGTCCTGGGACGTAGACTTGAGTAAATTAATGCAtaaagtctgttttttgttcAAACTCTGCTTACTGCAtctctgttgtttttcatgCAAGTTGTGTATTGGCTGGCACACAAGTAGGTAGGTCAATCACCAAAAGCAGTtaccttaaaaaaatgaagctaCAAAGTTTTGCTGGGATTTcccttaaaaaaaagtaaataaaaataaaatggaaattttttttacaaaaaaatagtGAGTTGGTACACTTCTTTAATAAAAGGGTAAGGAACAACCAAAGTGTCACACGTGGCCTGGGGTCAGCACAATGCACAGGCAGGCTTTATACCAACTGATTGGCTGCTACTTACAGACAAAAAGGTTTAACAGCTGGTGGTGGGGCTGCCGTGTAGCTAAGCTGACCATATTCTGGACAGCTGCTCtcagtgacatcatacagagccaaaAGTAGAGCCTTTGCTGATAATCAGAGGTGGGTAGAGCAGCCAAAAattgtactcaagtaaaagtagcACTACCTTAATATagttttactcaagtaaaagtaaaaagtagccaTCCAAGAAATTACTCATGTAAGAGTAAAAaagtatttattaaaaaaagtctACTTGAGTATTGAGTAACTGATCATAACATctgatttaatgtttaaaaatgagatAATCAGACAGACAAGAACGTttaaaataccaaaatttgcactaaagacagaaaaagaaatactatatataaataacatgattacaaaataataaatctaaGAAACACTTTTCCAAATCATTATTAAACTAATATTTACAGAAGGTAATATAAGTATATGGTGctgctttgcctctccaaatGGCACAACAGGCTCAGCAGATAGAAtaatattaaaacaacaaaccTTATGTACAAACAAGAAGTCTCATTTCAACATAAACTGTAGGTTTGTGTTTCGTGCATTTTTGGTTAAAACgtgtttattattcatttacTGAAGTTATTCACACTGAGTAGAATAGCCAGAATTGTTTCTCAAGTAAGAGTAGTGATACTTCATAATAATATTACTCAAGTAAAACTACTCCTGAAAGTAATTCTTTTCCAAAAAGTAAATGTAATTAGTTACTACCCACCTCTGCTGATAAGACGAGAGAAACCCTCATTGGGGCAGTTAGAGACTGAAGAGGACGCCAGATGACCATGAGAACCATGATCACCAGCACCATTAAGCGAGGCACCGAAGAATGAAAAAGGTCATcggtagttttgtttttttaagaactAAAGCAATAAGCTAACGTACAATACAGTGCCAAATTTTAGAGTTTTATTAGTAGCCTAACAAACAAGATACAAAGTGTCCATGTTATTGAGAATGAATAATGAAACTAAGACTCCAATAGCTGTGATTGTTTAttgcagcaacaaaacaaaacaattgaaATAAAGCTAAGCAAATGTGCGCACAGTttgagagaaaggaaaaaga harbors:
- the LOC109195420 gene encoding transferrin receptor protein 1, producing MEGDTGHVEIIQSSDINEPFGVGNHLNRKSSRKPDVHQKCGCTPKVLCFTAAVIILVFIFGYLIGYLVHRNKDLAPTCAPSAFRYEDIPHETGAAPLMDWDDVKKLLAQKLTTSSMDAVLGQLSSSNHRAGSPGDEDLGNKVLKKFKEYGMKTWTDEHFVKVQDPPASGYNRIVFKNGSEERPTGFLSYSASGTARGAVLYARYGEEKDLKQLKDMNIDMNGRVMLVRAGRISFAEKVANAAKVNASAVLIYPDPADYSIGESSPLFGHVHMGSGDPYTPGFPSFNYTQFPPVQSSGLPNILAQTITTGMGTKILRQLGGRAQPDGWESINRLGDESDVITVEVNNVLTEKRINNVFGVIKGFVDADRYVVIGAQRDAWGPGFAASTVGTSVLVELARSISDMVENDGFKPRRSIVFASWSAGEYGSVGATEWLEGYLSSLSMKAFTYINLDGIVTGQNGFKVAASPLLHSLVQNALKEVNYDKDKSLLSQFGKNNWESTILEPLRMDSAAYPFLAFSGIPSVAFRFHSGSSDYPYFGTTLDTQQNLNSITASQVPQLAVRAGQFAGHIALRLVHDHLLQMDLKKYNQLIRSHVVQINARVKNVQRLQPQLLPKALTVQWLIMASGSYSRASSALAADIQNSDLEDIEMCRVINDRIMTVERNFLSPYVSPRDSPFRHILLGSGPHTLKALTSHLDSLKTANPDADAELFRNQFAQATWTIQTCANSLAGDIWSLDNEI